The DNA window agagagagagagagaggggggggggggcgccgtgggtagaggcgtgcgacgccaacctccgctgctcaagtaacgagccagtttggagaatgtattgaaaattgaaaatgcgcgctcacatgtctgcctccactcgctcatcattgtcgagtcctcctcgctcgtctcccggcgcacctgctgctgctgggctggtgaacccggcaccacataggtccgtcagtttggcacatttagcagcctccacctccagagacttctgctttttccCGATGCtactcagcgccacccgggcgtttttttactcttattatccattaagttaagtttctgtctcagcagcagccagtcccgcgactccccccgccaatgccatgaggtcccgccccccccgcccccggtttgtgttgtgattgacagcactgtcagggctctctgagcctgtcagcccatgattgattgacaatgacaaacaatagaccaataatatgtgtcgatgctggcaacacactgctagccctctgtagacaattggccggcccaattggagggaatttaaagaggaagaagagaaaaaaaacaaaacaacaacatagtgGACCAGACCgtcccacattgggtcaacggcccaccgggattatgcccggtatgcccgatggccagtccacccctgctgGTGGTCGAGTCaggtgactgatgagaaccaaccAGGAAGAGAAACGTCTGCGTCATCATTTACTAAAGTCTCACcttcaaactgaaatgaaatcagCAGCATTTACAGTCTCTGATTCAGAGTCATGTGGACATCaggtgtaaccatagcaacagggaTGCTCTAAACCCCAtgtgggaggagcctgagaCGCACGAGTACTGCTGTACGTAGAGTTAAAGGGTTTTGAGATATTTATGGTTCTTGGTGAAACAAGTGGGACACGTTATAAAGACTGATCCAGAGTCTCGTCCCCCCGGACACGTCTCGTCCCCCCGGACCCCGAAGGTGCGTCCCCCTCACCAGTCTGCTGGCCACCCTGTTGATCATGATCCTCTCCGGCAGGTCCATGGTGTTGGCGATGGTCAGCACCACCAGGCGGGCGTGGCGCCGCGTGGGCCAGTCGAACAGGTTGTACATCACGTTCTGCTTCCGCGTCCACAACAGGTCCAActacaggaggacacacacacacacacacacacacacacacacacacacacacacacacacacacacacacacacacacacacacacacacacacacacacacacacacacacacacacacacacacacacacacacacacacacacacacacacacacacacacacacacacacacacacacacaccaggtcaGTCTGACGCACACAGATACAACTTTGACTGACGCACAAGACAAAACCCAACACAATAGTTTATGTTGATCGTTTAAATAACAACAGGATCAGACAAGTGTGTGAACAGTGATCGATCGGTttcaccacatccttccactttGTGCGATTTGTTGGTAGACTTGATTgaaaattgattgattgattgttaaGAGTTCACTGGTTTCAACTGGATCAAACAAATGGGACAAACGGGAGCAGTTCATTTGTTGGGATGGATCCACTGGGTTGTTGAGTGTGAAAGTGGCAGCAGgacagagtgtgtgagtctAAATAaacaagtatgtgtgtgtgtgtgtgtgtgtgttcctggtgAGGAAGGCGCATGTAACAATGAGAATGAAGAGTTGTCACAGGACTTGTGTAACTCTATTGAAAGGTTGTGACCTCGTCCACCAGCAGCACTGTGGTTTCCTTCCTGGGCGCCGGGTTGCTGAACCTCCTCTCCAGCAGGGCGGCAGCGTGGTCGGCCGTCGCCTTCTGACCCGTCAGtttctggagagagagagagagagagagagtcggtCAGTGTCTGTTCTGTGGGATTCAGTTAACTGACACGATTAAGAGCAACATACAACTTAAGATCTCCAGTTCACATTCAACTGAATGTCCTACTCTTCCAACTGGTCCTCACCTGCAGGATCTGGACGTAGGCCTGATGAGGATCGGTCATCTTCATCCCGTTGATCTCGATGAAGTGGAACGGAGGGATCTCGTCCACCTCGGCGGCGTGCTGCAGACAGCGCATCACCTCGTGCACCGTGGCCGTCTTCCCTGTGCCCGGCACGCCGGAGATATACATGCACCTGCAACACAACGCACAACAGGTCAGCGGGACGACCAGCGGGAGGACTGCCTCGCTGCGAGAGGTCACGCGGGTCGGGCCTGGTCTCACCCTCCGGTCCCGTCGGAGATCTTGCTCTCCACGAAGCTGTAGATGTCCTGAAACTCCTGCTCCCGGCAGGGAAGAGACTCCGGCACCGAGGACACGTGCAGCCTGGAGACCAACACACATCAACAGGTAACACACGTTcagtgtaacacaaacacacacagagacaacgaGGCtttctgccccctggtggccggctgcagctCCCATCAAACTGAggttcatgtttctgattaGTTTGATTTAAACTAGTTTTTTGATGATATATAAAcgtgactcgtgattggttgagcgtgtgtgtgggcgggacctcgatacAATTGGCTCCACTTCAGAATCAGTACTGACAAATGATttcaaaagcacaagatggAGCCGTTTGCATCCGAGATATCTGAGTGGAATTGAATACaacagaaggaggtggagacgtATCATCCATCTCGTCACCGATTGTCTTTGTTGTCCGTGAATAaccataaatacataaaacattCTTAAAATTTGTACGAAGCTTAGACTTCCAAAGTGTGCGTGGCTGAAGCAGAAGCTGTCAGAGGTTGTTGTGTTGGACTCTCCTCTCACCTGGCTCGGGCCTCCTCCAGGACATTACCAGGACGTCGGGCGGGCAGTGACCTGCTGGGGATGCTGGGGGTGGCGTGACGGGGGGTGCGTGGCGTGCCGGGTGTGATCTGTTGAGGCAGACGTAAAAACATCAAGAGACATTTCTAAAACGGATTCCAGTCCTCGGGTTCGGCTGAACCGCACGGGAAGGAGCTCGTCTCTTTAAAGATGTAAATTATTTCTGATTTCTTCAGGCTCAGTTTTAACACACATTCAGTTATTGTTTATCACTctattgcattttattttaaaacaatcaaCCAATTATCATCAAGAATCAACCAATCAACGAGAAAGTGTTTGAAACAATGAAGTTTGAgaagaaatatgttttaattctcttgtaaataaataatgtttgacTTGGAAATGTCCAGAGACACCAGAGACGGCGTTTGCACGACACATGTCCGGCCCCTCCTCCCCAACGAGCCCCTCCTCCCCAACGAGCCCCTCCTCCCCAACGAGCCCCTCCTCCCCAACGAGCCCATCCTCCCCAACGAGCCCCTCCTCCCCAACGAGTCCCTCCTCCCCAACGAGTCCCTCCTCCCCAACGAGCCCCTCCTCCCCAACGAGCCCCTCCTCCCCAACGAGCCAATCATCTGCATCATGTGACACGAACAAAACCTCCTGTGGGCAAACTCAGTGTTTCAAACTCTATTTTGGGCCGAAGGCGCCGATGGACAGCGAACTGTCCCGGGTGAACCCGTCTCTCACTCCCAGCGACCCTCAGAGGACAAGTGGACGCTGGACTGTCTATTGGCAAGAACGGACCAATACGATATATGAAGGTTCAATTTAATGTATTTCAAGAACGTGGatgagataatatatatatagtataaaagaaaacactaaCATAAGCATAACAGAAGCGATTCATCAGTCCGGACTCGTACCTTCTTGTTGGGAGTCTTACGCGGCGTCCTGGTAGAGACACGAGTTTTCCTCTTTGAACGAGGAGTGTGAGAAGCGGCTGCACTGCGTCGGCTCCTCTTCGCTACAGTTTCCTCATCACTATCCaggccttcctcctcctcctcctcctcctcttcctcctcctcttcctcttcctcactgctgctctgcAGCTCCTTCTTCGATGGAACAaactcgtcctcctcttcgCCGTCTGAGTTCGAGAACTGATGGTTGTCCATGAGATTCctgaacaaacaggaaacaaatgaAATTTAACAACTGAGGTTTTCCAGATTAAATGTGAACAATGGTGTGAAATCTGATTTGATGGCAAAGAATCAACAGAGTGAAAAAAAGACCCGTTGCCCTCATTCCCAGCTCAAACgtacaataatataaaactcAGCAAAGGTAAATCCTCTGAGACAAGAAAGATTTTGGTATTATTAAGTGAATCCTTGACGTTGTTCTGATATTAATTTGCCAGAGGACAGATGATTGGACTTCAGCAGGTTTCCATTTCAACTGAACTAAAAAGTGAGAGTGGATCAACGTCCTCCAGTCAGAACCCTGCCCCCCCGACCTGGAGGACGGGTCGGGCACTCACAGCTGCTTCCTGATGCGAGACGACACCAGCTGGGCCGACTTCCTCTTGGAGCTCCGCGGCGTGACGGCGGCCGGCAGCGCGGGAGAGTTCTCGTTGTCCACCTCGGCCCTGGGGAcatcacacaggagacacagagtCAAGGTGGACAAATGAAACATCTGAAGAGACTGGTGggagaggtcaaagttcaaaaaACTGATGGAGAGTTAagaaacaatgtttttattgattgtgTATTTATGATAGATTTTCAGTGCTTTAATCATCTATCATATTCGATTGACTTTCATAATATTTGAGCTGAGTTTGATTTTATAGACATGAACATTTTAAGATTCTGGATGAACGGAGGTTTTAAAGTGTGAACGGCTTCTGAAACAGATAATGTTAATATATTAATTTCCCATTTCTGGAAGtaaacatgatgacatcacactcACAGAGCAGCGAGGGCAGGTTCCCTCGGGGTTTTCGCTTCCTTCCTTCGAGATGGCGTCGCAGCTCTGAGGACGAAACACGTCATTAACAAACAATCGGATCAGAGTCGATTCACCTGAAGTGACGACTTCCTGGAACTGAGACTGATCCAAACCAACACGTCTACTATGTTCATCCTTTATCCTGAAACACCACTTTGTTGAGCATCGGAGGTGCCGACACTTTCATTTAAGACCCCGTCCACACCGACacgttttggttttaatttgaaaactcttgggtttgtgttttaatctggACGGAGACAAACTGAGACTTTAATAAACGATGACACAGAAGTTctcctcctgattggttctcatcagtcacatgactcgactacCAGCGGTGAACACAAAGCGTCGCTAACAGGGTGTTAAAACGCATCagtgggggcggagcctgaGTTTAAGCATCTGTGCTCCCACTACACctgcatgtgaatatatatattaaatatataattattatataaatgGTGAATTCAGGGCTTTAACCAGaataaactgaaacacacaacagttgTGCTGCAGCCACCAGTCCAGCCGGGTCGGACTCActtctgccccctggtggacacGTCTCTCCTCGGAGTGGCATTTCTTCTTCGTGGTGTTTTGACCGAGCCGGAGAGAAACTCTGCGTCCATCACATCACGCTGCTGAGGACTGAGAGGCACCAACGTGTCTGTGGTTTATTTACTGTCAATTATTATCTCTGGTTTAAACCAGTGGAAACCTGTTTCTCTGGTTGAAACCATTTTCTATTCACAGTTAATTTAGGTCTCTCTTTTTAAACAACTATAAACCAATTTAAGTACATTTTCTATGAATTGAACTAGTAAGCTGAGGTTTACACAATTTTAAAGCCAAAATAATCCAGTTGGTATTATTTTAAAACCAGTTTCAACCAGTTTCTTTGGATTGCATCACTTAAAACCAGCTTCTCTTGAACTTGAAATAATCCACAAAGTCTGATCTTTTAAGTCTTAAGAATAAGGATGAGATgttatatgaatataataatgtGGGTGAACAACATATTAGAAACACAGCAGTTGAAGAGCAACACAAACTGAGTATAAAGTACAATCCTCCTTCagttgtgtgcttgtgcgtgtgtgcttgtgcatgtgtgtgtgtgtgtgtgtgtcctgacctgGTGGAGTCTTCTCTCCTAGACGGTGGTGGGCTGTCAGAAGGCTTCGGGTGGGCTGCGTCCTCGCCGGCCGGCTCTCCGAGGGTCTTCCTGAAGGGGGTGAGTCGGGGGACGAGTCGGTGGGCGTGGGGGGTGCTGGGGGCTCTGGGGGTCTTGCTGAGCGGCGTGAGGCTGTGggcctgaggaggagaggacgagagccTCTGCGCAAACATCACAGACTCCAGCTCCCCGTCCAGCAGATGGTCAACCAGGTCTTCTCGCGTCATCTTCTCCGGACCTGACAACGACAAGGGAACAgtcagagagaaaggaggaggagtcgAGAGCGGCGAGCGACTGGATCAATCAAACCGGGGCCAAAGACGCGTTTCCAAGCTCACGTTGTCGTCTctgttttacagttttgttttaCTGGTCTGCAGAAACAAACCAGTTGATATTCCCAGAAGTGACTCTCATGTGACAACACTCACtgttgagctgcagcttcttgcGGACTCCTGGCGTCGAGGCGGAGTAGCTCCTCCTCTTGGCGCTCAGACATTTGGAGGCGGACAGTTTGGAGGTGGAGTGCAGCGACTCGGCCTCCGCGGCGCTGGCCTTGCCGGCGCTCATGGTCGCCCTTCGGTACCTCACGTCCCCCGAGGAGGCTCTGTGCATGATGGAAGGGTCCGGTGTGGGCAGGGCGCGTCGGGGGGGGCCTCGAGACGCTGGAGCTGCCGCGGGCGGGGAccgggggggcgaggggggcAAGGAGGGTTTGGGACAGCGGGGGGGAGAGGATGCCGGCGTGGGTTCAGACGCAGACTCCACCACAGCAGACTCCACCAGCTTGAAGGTCTTGGAGTCCCAGGACATCTTCACGTACAGAGTGTCCTTGTCCTGCGAGTCGGGAAACGGCGCCGGGCCGTCCAGGTGCTTCACCTGCGAGGGACAAGGAGGTCACAGGGTCAGCTCACACAGAGCAAACACTTAGAACCGGTCCATGAGATCTGTGCTGTGAGGCTGAATGAGACTCAGCTGGAGTCGTCCTCACAGGTTCACATCGGACCCGACTCTTTGCTACAGATCTCActttttttgctgtttaaatacaaagaaaGTTGGTTAAATGCAAGAccagttttcattttttctgtctTATAAGAAGTAGTTAATGTCTTGAATCTAGAACATTATGGATTTTGTAGAGCTTACATTAAGTTAAATACCACTTGAGATGATGACAGGATGGTAAATTACGGCTCATTATGGTAAAATAAAAGTGCCAATACGAGTCAGGAATACTAACTTCAAGACACTTTGTCTCAAAATGCCAGTTTCTAATCTTATTTCAGGTAGGTGGTGAACTTAAATCTAGAACAGTGTCACAATTATAAAACTGAAAGATTAGTTAAATACGCTTGAAACAAAcaggatgacaaaaaaaagatgctACTTTTGAGGGGAAAATACTATTTTTGAGACACAAAAACCTCACAACACTAGTAAAATATAGCAAAAAATGAGTTTCCCCAGCTAATTTCAAGATCACTCTTATCTTGTAAGGCTTAAATATAAAGTCTTAGTTCAAGAAATCTTACCAAGCGAATTTTGACTTGTTCCATTGGCAGAAtttttttgggcttatttttGGAGTGGCCTTTTAGCAGTACACAGGCTGTCCCTGCTTCACGTTAGTGCCGTCCAATCAGGAGAAGGCTAATTTAAAGCTAATGTGAGCAGATTAGAGAGGATGTTGCTTTCATTCACACTGTTCAAATAAAGGAGAAGTTAACAACCAGTTGGAATCCCTCCGTTACCTGCACAGGTCGGAGGATGGACTCGGCGTTGACCTCGTCGTCACAGCTGCGACCCTGGTAGTAGAAGATCTCCTGAGGGTGCGGCTCCCTGcccagcagcttcagtttgctCAGAGGCACTTCGGACACGCGAgcaaaccactgcaccaccgccTTCTTCTGCTTCCCGCTCTCTGGAACACACCACACACTGGGTCTTCACGCTGGGTTCacattagggacgggaatctgCAGGGACCTCCCCattacgatactatcacgatacttaggtggcgatacgatatgtattgcaattttgtaagtattgcgattcgatattacgatttcctgggatttcttttggttattttttttttttttaaatactggaccatggaaaaaagttgaatcattccttcaaatacaacacagtcaaattcacttagagctttaccagttatatttcaaatattaacattaacttaatgactgccgggcagccaatagagaaaataaataaaaatgtgccctattattgtatagcccctgtcaactgcacacaaactgacagatgaagacatgtatgccacttaggctacttgtAAACAATagataaaaggtaaattaaatagaatgaataaaagtttacttaaaatataaacttttggcgatttaaaatcgtcattcacaagaatcgcgatttgtaactgaatcgatttttccctaGTTCACATCAGAGTTATCGTAGCCGTACGTTTCTGACCCGAGTCTTATTAAAACTGGAAGAACAATGTGACCATCGCCAGCTTCCTGTCACGTTCATTTAAGGAATTGGTTTTCACATAAGAGTCCCAGGTGTTCCGGAGCCTGCAGAGGTCGCTCAGGTCGTCCGAGGTCACGACCCGGTGAACCACGGTCCGGAGCCAGACGCATTTATCTAATGAATCATCGAGATCTATCAAGTTTTAACACAGAGGTTCAATTTTTACTGGCGCAGCTTTTCTAGCCTTCATGTCCCTGGTGCAGCAGACCAGGAATCCCTCCGAGCTCTTACATACATGTACCGATCATGTACATATATTCTTCATTATCAGTATTAACCTCATCTGTTCATAATCTGTACATTAATTCATACGCTACAGTATTTATGCAGCTGCTGCTACTTGCTGCTGTACATTTGTCTGTATTACTTCAATGTACTGGATCCTTTGATCTATCAGTATTGATCTGCCCTCTAACAGCGttccctttctttaacactcactaggg is part of the Limanda limanda chromosome 9, fLimLim1.1, whole genome shotgun sequence genome and encodes:
- the orc1 gene encoding origin recognition complex subunit 1, which codes for MKYFTRLRVRRVYSWRGKPLRFNRKLKTFEYGSLSISVDGLPRTTVINAGQHILIEGEDEDNPYVAKVVRLFSDESGKQKKAVVQWFARVSEVPLSKLKLLGREPHPQEIFYYQGRSCDDEVNAESILRPVQVKHLDGPAPFPDSQDKDTLYVKMSWDSKTFKLVESAVVESASEPTPASSPPRCPKPSLPPSPPRSPPAAAPASRGPPRRALPTPDPSIMHRASSGDVRYRRATMSAGKASAAEAESLHSTSKLSASKCLSAKRRSYSASTPGVRKKLQLNSPEKMTREDLVDHLLDGELESVMFAQRLSSSPPQAHSLTPLSKTPRAPSTPHAHRLVPRLTPFRKTLGEPAGEDAAHPKPSDSPPPSRREDSTSPQQRDVMDAEFLSGSVKTPRRRNATPRRDVSTRGQKAATPSRRKEAKTPREPALAALAEVDNENSPALPAAVTPRSSKRKSAQLVSSRIRKQLNLMDNHQFSNSDGEEEDEFVPSKKELQSSSEEEEEEEEEEEEEEEEGLDSDEETVAKRSRRSAAASHTPRSKRKTRVSTRTPRKTPNKKITPGTPRTPRHATPSIPSRSLPARRPGNVLEEARARLHVSSVPESLPCREQEFQDIYSFVESKISDGTGGCMYISGVPGTGKTATVHEVMRCLQHAAEVDEIPPFHFIEINGMKMTDPHQAYVQILQKLTGQKATADHAAALLERRFSNPAPRKETTVLLVDELDLLWTRKQNVMYNLFDWPTRRHARLVVLTIANTMDLPERIMINRVASRLGLTRMSFQPYSFKQLQQIIMSRLNKVKAFEEDALQLVSRKVAALSGDARRCLDICRRATEICELSAATGLVGMSHVMEALNEMFSSAYITAIKCASVQEQLFLRAVITEFRRLGLEEATFQQVFVQHQALCRVEGLQPVGVSEGLAVCQRLGACRLLLLEPSRLGVLQRVRLNVSQDDVLYALKAD